The genomic DNA GGGTTTGGCAGGATGGGAGGCTAATTCCAGCCACATTGAAGGCTACTGTAACCAAATCAAAGACACTGGAACAGACAGAGGACACTCTAATTTGACATGTTAGATTTTGGGCCGAACTCAATTTACAGCTTGCCCCTCTGCATTTTCACCCATCTAGAAGTTGAcaattacattaaaaatttgTTTTGGAGGGTGAGGAATGGGAGAAAATGCTTCACTTTTGTCACatggaaaaaataattttggaaTAAATTTAAGAAGAGTACTGGAGGCTGGGGCTGAACTCCCCGTAATTTTTCAGGTGCCTCTTACACAGGATGTGGCAGTTGTGCTAATTCCACCCCTTCTGTTTAGTCATTGTTAATGGGGTAGGTTGGCTTCCAAATAAATAACAGGGAAAAAATGCAATGCTcatctttttatcttttaatgCATAAAAGGAACAGTATCATAGGATGGGAAAGCTGCAAACTGTTCTGGATCATTCTTTTTCAGACAATCCATGCAAAGGATTGACTGATACAAGAAGAGAATATGAACAGTGAAGTTTTCAGTTTTGTTTTAACATCTCATGGAAGTTCATTAAATCATGCTATATGAATGGTATGAAATCCATCATAAAATAAATATCTCACCTGGATGAGCAGATTGTGTTGCCAGCTCAAGTGGTGATTCTTTCTGTGGAGCAGGAAAATAAATGAAGGTCAGTAccaagtaaaaaagaaaaattaagacaCATAATTTACACGTTTATAACATTACTGAAATAcagaacccaaaaaaatgtgCCTGGAACTGTGATGTCCATGCTCTTAAGTGATTTAATCTATTGGATTAAgtaaaaacaaagcaaacaattTAACCACACTCCCTCCAAGGGGTTCTGGATGCATAAGTTGGTGTTAAAGTACAGATACAGAAACTAAGTCAGAAAAACATTAATGTGATTCAGCTTGCAACGAGTAATATCAATGGATCATGGTCCTTGACAACTTTATTTTCTAGAGGATTTAGTCAAAGAAACATCGGAATGCCatctcaaaaaagaaaaaaaaaaagtgtcttaATCAAGGTGCCATGCACAAGAGGCATGGCACTAAAGAGGCATCTTTCAAAAATGACTTTGTTGGCTCCATGAAGTGAAAGTTGAGACCCGCTTTCTGGATTTGTCCtcattaagttttttttttacctagtCAATAATCATAGGTTGTAGAGGTTCAAAGCATGAGTGTTCAGAGTAGATTGCCAGCTCAAGTTTATATCATATATAGAGTTTATctgtgataaaaaaaataaaaaataaaaaaaaaaaacctacaaatGGGTACGCTACAATACACCTAAAAcctaatgcaaaaaaaaaaaaaggtactaaGTGTTTGTATNNNNNNNNNNNNNNNNNNNNcccaacaaaaaaaaggaaaaaagtctAGCATATATGTCACTTGTTTTTTATCTGCTTGTTCGTTGCTGATTTGAGCCCAATAGGCAGAGTCAAAGTTTCCGGCAGCTCTCACACTTTGGCATCAAGAAAGTTCTTAGAGTTTGCTTCTTAACAGAATAAGAAAAGGTTttgatgccttttttttttttttttttttggaggggggggttTAACATTTTTGATGTCCTGTTGATTAACTAGATTCATGATACAAGAAAGTTGGACCACTAAATTCCCAAAAGTCTACTTAAAACAAGCCAAAGATAAACTCAATAACCCTTAAAACAAACTTACCACCACCCGCCAGCTAGCCTccagaaaaaaacaaagaaaaggaaaaacataaggGGCATTCTGGAGTTCAATCTCATATAATTGAGGGACCTATGATagtaaaaacatttttttacatGTCCAATGGTGCGGTTACTTTGTTGGCTCTGCTTGCTCTGGATTTTAATAAAAAGATCTTCTAGACATTCTAGGTTCCTTTCATTGATTGGTTAAGCAGTATTGAAACAAGATAGTCCCCACCCTAAACTCTCCCTGTTTTGCAATAGAAGCTTTTAACTCCTCAATTAGCTCTTCCCTCAACGAAAGCACAACAATGACCTAGGTAGCTAATAAAAAACCCTATAGATGAAGTCTCCTCGCAAAAGGGCAAATAAAACCCACATTGGGCTCAAGCATCAGTCAACTTTTCATATATACAATAAGTTAGATCAATCACAAGCTTTTAAACAAGCCATGCTGATTCACTTCAGTAATCACACTCCCGTTTCTAGAAGATCAAAACTTTttaccaaaaccaatccaaagtACTCATACTGTATAGTTACCTTAGAGTGAAAAAGCTATTTAAAGTAAAGAAGTTCACAGGCTTCAAGTACTAGTTTACCAAACTCTGCCTGTAACCATTAATCAAGCTACTTGATTGAGTTTTTGACATGCATAGGCAATGGCACTAGGAAGCATAGAAAAATACCTTGGTAGTGTAAACCTTATCACCATTTTCATTGATGTAAAACTGAAGATACATGGTTACAGATCTTCAAACCTGTTGATATTCAAAATAAGCAAGGTACTGCATAAAGTAAACAACCAAACGATTCAGAAACCCTAGTTTAACAAAAGGTTAATCTTACCAAACAAACGAAAATGGATCGTTTGCCAGAAGCTACTGCAACGTCCTCGCCACACAAATACCAGACGGCGGCAGTAGGGATTTAAGTGTGTGTTAACATAAGCTGCAGAAGCGTTGGTGTTTTGCCGTCTAaacctactctctctctctctctctctctctctctctctcttttacccCGCCGTTTCAGCCATATGAGGTAGGGGCGTCCATTTTTAATAGGGTCAATTTCGtaatttcattcaaaccctCACCCAAGGCCAGAGAACTCTTCAACTATATGAGGTAGAGATGTCAATTTTAGCCCGGCCAAATTAATAAATATGTCAAGCTCAAGCTTCGTTTATATTCGGTCATTCCCAATGCAAGGGTACAACCCAACAGGTGCCTACAATTATTAGCCTGATTCAGCTTAACATGTTTAAAGTCTGATTAGAAGCTATTTACTCACCTGACATGTTCAGAGCACGATCATAACCGTTTAGAGATAAATGGCTAATTAGCCCATTTGGTCTGATTATTGGTAGCTCAATTAAGGATTGATACTTGGCCGAACATTTGTAAATATATAAATAGGACCATGATTAGCATATGAAGTCTGATTTCTTAAAAGGGATGATCATGGTGCATGATCCTAAAGTGGGCATGCCAATTAGTCCCAATCGAAACCAGCctggaccgaccgattgacgcCACTCATATAAGGCACTAAGGACATGGATAAACCAATATGGAATTGTAACTCTTATCTCTCAACATCTACTTGTAAATGGAATGAACTGCTGTCATACATGCAAGTTGAGAGACAAGTGGAAGGAAAGAAACAAGGAACCATGAGCTCTAATATGTCAAACCCAAAA from Macadamia integrifolia cultivar HAES 741 unplaced genomic scaffold, SCU_Mint_v3 scaffold585, whole genome shotgun sequence includes the following:
- the LOC122069352 gene encoding H/ACA ribonucleoprotein complex subunit 3-like protein; the encoded protein is MYLQFYINENGDKVYTTKKESPLELATQSAHPARFSPDDKFSRQRVLLKKRFGLLPTQKPPPKY